A genomic window from Mycetohabitans rhizoxinica HKI 454 includes:
- the waaC gene encoding lipopolysaccharide heptosyltransferase I, whose product MKRILVVKVTSLGDIVQAQPVVWDLRRAFPEARIDWAADEAFADVVRWNPGVDRVLCAPLRRFKKARNLDDLRAIIASIRMLRSERYDLVLDIHGVYKSAIIAFIARSRRRYGYCRENLGEAGAAFAYTDRFDRRHSLNAWYAMRRSVGDALGYSVEGRPHFGLKLPPALPLSAIGDSGRRAMLFHATSTDVKKWPVGHWIDVARALAARGLQVLLPWGSEREHDEACRIAAGVPQAQVLPKLTVTECAQFIEASELVVGMDTGFVHLAYALDKPTVMIFTATSRSHFGIDIPGRATSVGDEGSPPAVRDVLAAIDSVYPRGVVSTISTGSRVESIVAVKSCPVIIPFRHEAA is encoded by the coding sequence ATGAAACGCATTCTCGTGGTCAAAGTCACGTCGCTTGGCGACATTGTGCAGGCGCAGCCCGTTGTGTGGGACCTGCGGCGCGCCTTTCCTGAAGCCCGGATCGATTGGGCGGCGGACGAGGCGTTTGCCGACGTGGTTCGCTGGAATCCGGGCGTTGACCGCGTGTTGTGCGCGCCGCTGCGGCGTTTCAAGAAAGCGCGTAATCTGGACGACCTGCGCGCCATCATCGCGTCGATCCGCATGTTGCGCAGCGAGCGCTATGATCTGGTGCTCGATATTCACGGCGTCTACAAAAGCGCGATCATTGCATTCATCGCCCGGTCGCGACGGCGTTATGGCTACTGCCGCGAGAACCTTGGCGAGGCAGGCGCAGCATTCGCGTATACCGACCGGTTTGACCGGCGGCATTCGTTGAACGCGTGGTATGCCATGCGCCGCAGTGTCGGCGATGCACTCGGCTATTCGGTCGAGGGGCGCCCGCATTTCGGCCTGAAGCTGCCGCCAGCGTTGCCGCTGTCGGCGATCGGCGATTCGGGGCGGCGCGCCATGTTGTTCCACGCGACCTCAACTGATGTAAAAAAGTGGCCGGTTGGGCATTGGATCGACGTGGCCCGGGCCTTGGCTGCGCGAGGCCTGCAGGTCCTACTGCCATGGGGCTCGGAACGGGAGCACGACGAAGCATGCCGGATCGCCGCGGGTGTGCCGCAGGCTCAGGTATTGCCCAAGCTCACGGTGACAGAGTGTGCGCAGTTCATCGAAGCATCGGAACTCGTGGTCGGCATGGATACCGGATTCGTGCATCTTGCCTATGCACTTGACAAGCCGACCGTGATGATCTTCACCGCGACTTCGCGTTCGCATTTCGGCATCGACATACCGGGTCGCGCCACATCAGTCGGGGACGAAGGGAGCCCGCCAGCCGTGCGCGATGTACTGGCTGCAATCGACTCGGTGTACCCGCGCGGAGTGGTTAGCACCATTTCCACTGGTTCCCGCGTCGAATCGATCGTGGCCGTGAAGTCGTGTCCGGTGATAATCCCGTTCCGGCATGAGGCAGCTTGA
- a CDS encoding GNAT family N-acetyltransferase yields the protein MHMVCTWYATWYLRAPVKQYQRTAVNTEAKLLLLTHAFERLDAIAVEFRTRYVNTAARSAILQLGTRQDGNLRNHPLAADGSYRDTVVLSISGSEWMAVRNDLRVWLQRDPA from the coding sequence ATGCACATGGTATGCACGTGGTATGCGACGTGGTATCTGCGTGCCCCGGTGAAGCAGTACCAGCGCACCGCGGTGAATACGGAAGCGAAGCTGCTGTTGCTCACCCATGCGTTCGAGCGGCTTGATGCGATTGCAGTCGAATTCCGCACTCGTTACGTGAACACCGCGGCGCGGTCGGCGATCCTACAATTGGGTACGAGGCAGGACGGCAACTTGCGCAATCACCCGCTCGCGGCTGACGGCAGCTATCGCGACACGGTAGTGCTTTCGATTTCGGGGTCTGAATGGATGGCGGTGCGTAACGATCTGCGTGTCTGGCTGCAGCGCGATCCTGCATAG
- a CDS encoding metallophosphoesterase, with protein sequence MRRYSFLIRIIAIGILMHLYVGVRLVPVLPGGPAVCNAAVAYLGLSVILILFGMLAQAIERQPLSDWLAWAGMLAMGFFSSLLVLTFARDVALLFVHVLDAALAAHWPLEQWQRDSAPVVPALALLASFAGFVNARRRAGVVTVQVPIDGLPDALDGFTIAQISDIHVGPTIKRGYVEAIVEAVNTLRPDLIAITGDIVDGRVEQLAPHTQPLGQLQARHGVFLVTGNHEYYCSAHAWIDEFKRLGLTVLMNQHVVIGHGTACVVVAGVTDYSAGHFDAAHASDPAGALRGAPPHAAVRILLAHQPRTASAAVQAGYTLQLSGHTHGGQFFPWNFFVRLQQPFTAGLHRLSQLWVYTSRGTGYWGPPKRIGAPSEITLVRLVPARAGSRAPAPPGSSVARAARPPSPRSH encoded by the coding sequence ATGCGACGCTATAGTTTTCTAATCCGGATCATCGCGATTGGTATTTTGATGCATCTCTACGTCGGCGTGCGCTTGGTGCCGGTACTGCCAGGCGGCCCCGCCGTGTGCAACGCGGCAGTCGCGTACCTTGGACTGTCCGTCATATTGATTCTATTCGGAATGCTGGCGCAGGCAATCGAACGACAGCCGCTTTCCGACTGGCTTGCGTGGGCGGGCATGCTGGCGATGGGATTTTTCTCGTCATTGCTTGTGCTTACGTTCGCGCGCGACGTTGCATTGCTCTTCGTGCATGTGCTCGATGCCGCGCTCGCGGCGCACTGGCCGCTTGAGCAATGGCAGCGCGATTCGGCACCCGTCGTGCCCGCGCTTGCGCTGCTGGCCTCGTTCGCGGGCTTTGTCAATGCACGCCGGCGCGCAGGCGTGGTGACTGTCCAGGTCCCGATCGACGGGCTGCCGGACGCATTGGACGGCTTCACGATCGCGCAGATCAGCGACATCCATGTCGGGCCGACGATCAAACGCGGCTATGTCGAGGCGATCGTCGAGGCGGTCAATACACTGCGGCCGGACCTGATCGCGATCACCGGAGATATCGTCGATGGCCGCGTCGAGCAACTGGCGCCCCATACCCAGCCGCTGGGGCAGCTACAAGCGCGGCACGGCGTATTCCTGGTCACCGGTAATCACGAATACTACTGCAGTGCGCACGCGTGGATCGACGAATTCAAGCGGCTTGGCCTAACCGTGCTGATGAACCAGCACGTGGTAATCGGCCACGGTACGGCGTGCGTCGTGGTGGCCGGCGTCACGGACTATTCGGCGGGTCACTTCGACGCCGCGCATGCCAGCGATCCGGCCGGTGCGCTGCGCGGGGCGCCGCCGCACGCCGCCGTGAGGATCCTGCTGGCCCACCAGCCGCGTACCGCGTCGGCAGCCGTGCAAGCAGGCTATACGCTACAGTTATCCGGGCACACGCACGGCGGCCAGTTCTTCCCGTGGAATTTCTTCGTGCGGCTGCAGCAGCCGTTCACCGCCGGCCTGCACCGGCTGTCGCAGCTATGGGTTTACACGAGTCGCGGCACTGGGTATTGGGGGCCGCCGAAGCGCATTGGCGCACCATCAGAGATTACGCTGGTGCGGCTGGTCCCGGCACGCGCCGGCTCGCGCGCTCCCGCCCCGCCCGGCTCGAGCGTCGCCCGTGCGGCACGCCCGCCGTCACCACGGTCACATTGA
- a CDS encoding MIP/aquaporin family protein, producing the protein MTHALIAELIGTALLVLLGDGVVANVILARTKGHNSGLIVIAIGWAMAVFVGIVCSAAYSGAHLNPAVSVALAVAGKFAWAKVPAYVAVQMLGGMFGAFLVWLVYRKHFESTDCPDTKLAVFCTGPAIRNTLGNLTSEIVATFVLVYAVLHMAAPSVGLGAINALPVALLVLGIGVSLGGTTGYAMNPARDLSPRIMHALLPIPGKRDSDWGYAWVPVAGSLIGGVLAAVVCVLQG; encoded by the coding sequence ATGACCCATGCGTTGATCGCAGAATTGATCGGAACTGCCCTGCTGGTATTGCTCGGCGACGGCGTCGTCGCCAATGTGATCCTGGCGCGCACGAAAGGCCACAATAGTGGGCTGATTGTGATCGCGATAGGCTGGGCAATGGCTGTATTCGTGGGCATCGTCTGCTCGGCCGCCTACAGCGGTGCGCACCTGAACCCGGCTGTGTCTGTGGCGCTCGCCGTCGCCGGCAAGTTCGCGTGGGCCAAGGTGCCGGCCTATGTGGCCGTGCAAATGCTCGGCGGCATGTTCGGCGCGTTCCTGGTCTGGCTCGTCTATCGTAAGCACTTCGAGTCGACGGATTGCCCGGACACAAAGCTCGCGGTGTTCTGCACGGGCCCGGCGATTCGCAATACGCTGGGCAACCTCACGTCAGAGATTGTCGCCACGTTCGTACTCGTGTACGCAGTGCTGCACATGGCTGCGCCGTCTGTGGGCCTGGGCGCGATCAACGCGCTGCCGGTCGCATTGCTGGTGTTGGGCATCGGTGTGTCGCTTGGCGGCACGACCGGCTATGCGATGAACCCGGCGCGGGACCTAAGTCCGCGGATTATGCATGCACTGCTGCCCATACCGGGCAAGCGCGACAGTGACTGGGGCTACGCGTGGGTGCCGGTCGCCGGCTCGTTGATCGGCGGTGTGCTGGCGGCGGTGGTTTGCGTGCTCCAGGGATAG
- the glpK gene encoding glycerol kinase GlpK, with amino-acid sequence MEGKYVLALDQGTTSSRAIVFDRGGNIVSTAQKEFRQIYPQPGWVEHNPQEIWSTQAGVAAEAVVRAGLNGGSIHALGITNQRETTIVWDRETGLPIYNAIVWQDRRTADFCAELKARGLEGAVRAKTGLPIDAYFSATKIRWILDNVAGARERAKQGKLAFGTVDSWLIWNFTRHNTHATDVTNASRTMLFNIHTLDWDDELLAELDIPRSMMPQVKPSSGLYDATKTTVFASRIPIAGVAGDQHAALFGQMCITPGMVKNTYGTGCFLVMNTGDKPIESRNNLVTTIAWQIDGKTTYALEGSIFIGGAVVQWLRDGLGIIKQAADIEALAASVPHSDGVFLVPAFAGLGAPHWNPHARGTLFGATRGTTAAHIARAALDSIAHQSFDVLKAMEADAGQPITELRVDGGAVENNLLMQFQADILGVDVVRPRVTETTALGAAYLAGLATGYWDGIDEVRDQWQLDRRFIPALESEETARHRAGWQRAVSAAMMWAAA; translated from the coding sequence ATGGAAGGCAAGTACGTCCTGGCGCTGGACCAGGGCACCACCAGCTCGCGCGCGATCGTGTTCGACCGCGGGGGCAATATCGTATCGACTGCTCAAAAGGAATTCCGCCAAATCTACCCTCAACCCGGCTGGGTTGAGCACAATCCGCAGGAAATCTGGTCGACCCAGGCGGGCGTCGCCGCTGAAGCCGTCGTGCGCGCGGGACTGAACGGCGGGTCGATCCACGCATTGGGAATCACGAATCAACGCGAGACGACAATCGTATGGGATCGTGAGACCGGGCTGCCGATTTATAACGCTATCGTCTGGCAGGACCGACGCACCGCCGATTTTTGTGCTGAACTCAAGGCACGTGGGCTTGAAGGCGCAGTTCGCGCGAAGACCGGCTTGCCAATCGATGCTTACTTCTCCGCGACGAAGATCCGCTGGATCCTAGACAACGTCGCCGGCGCGCGCGAGCGCGCTAAGCAGGGCAAGCTCGCGTTCGGCACGGTTGATAGCTGGCTGATCTGGAATTTCACGCGTCACAATACGCACGCGACGGACGTGACCAATGCGTCCCGCACGATGCTGTTCAATATCCATACGCTGGACTGGGACGACGAATTACTCGCCGAACTGGATATTCCGCGTAGCATGATGCCGCAGGTCAAGCCGTCCTCGGGGCTGTACGACGCGACGAAGACCACCGTGTTCGCGTCGCGGATTCCGATCGCCGGCGTGGCGGGCGATCAGCATGCCGCGCTGTTCGGGCAAATGTGCATCACGCCCGGCATGGTCAAGAATACGTATGGCACGGGCTGCTTCCTGGTGATGAACACCGGCGACAAGCCGATTGAGTCGCGCAACAACCTCGTGACGACGATTGCCTGGCAAATCGACGGCAAGACCACCTATGCGCTGGAGGGCAGCATCTTCATCGGCGGCGCTGTGGTGCAATGGCTGCGCGACGGGCTGGGAATCATCAAACAGGCGGCCGATATCGAGGCGTTGGCCGCCTCCGTGCCGCACAGCGATGGCGTGTTCCTAGTGCCGGCCTTCGCGGGCCTGGGCGCGCCGCATTGGAATCCGCACGCACGCGGCACATTGTTCGGCGCCACGCGGGGTACCACGGCCGCGCATATTGCCCGCGCCGCGCTGGACAGCATTGCCCATCAATCGTTTGACGTGCTCAAGGCAATGGAGGCCGATGCAGGCCAGCCGATCACCGAGCTGCGCGTCGATGGGGGCGCGGTCGAGAACAATCTGCTGATGCAATTTCAGGCGGACATCCTCGGCGTGGACGTGGTGCGCCCGCGCGTGACGGAGACCACCGCGCTGGGCGCCGCCTACCTTGCAGGGCTGGCGACTGGATATTGGGACGGCATCGATGAGGTCCGCGACCAGTGGCAGCTGGACCGGCGCTTCATACCGGCGCTGGAGTCGGAGGAGACGGCGCGGCACAGGGCAGGCTGGCAGCGTGCGGTATCCGCCGCGATGATGTGGGCGGCGGCCTGA